In Exiguobacterium sp. FSL W8-0210, the DNA window GGCTATGAAGACCCTGATGGATTGATTCAAGTCATGAAGACGATTATGGAAAAAAACGGAGTAAATTGATGAAAAAAATGCGCTTTCCTCTAACAGGCGCATAACCCTAAAAACTTTTTAATTTGCAGACCTCGCTCCTTTCTTTTTTAACTTGATTTTAATTCCACATTAGGCGAAAAGTTGGTGATGAAATGACTTCGTTTTCTTTAGACCGGTTAACTATTTTGGGAGATATGAATGAGGATTTAGAAAATCTTATTCGTTACCTAGAATATCGAGTTTTGCTGAATAGAATAAGAAGTGCTTATCCTTACGAATATGCTTATACGATTCCTGGTGGTAAGGGAATCATTCAAGTAGCTAGAAAAGATGCTAAGGTTCCTCAGATACGTTTTGAGTTCAATCCTAAGCACTCGAAAGACTCTGAGATTTTCGCTTTGTACAGGTCGATCATTGGTTACTTGAAAAACGTATATTGTACTCGGGCGGACTTGGCGTTTGATTATGAAGAAGATTTAGAAGGTGTGAGATGGATTGATTACTTAGGTCGTCCGGGTAGCATGTTTTGGGGCGGTGCTGGAGACAATCAGACGTATTATGTTGGTGGTGCTAGCTCTAAATTACAAATCGTTACTTACAACAAACGTGCGGAACGTGCTAGCAAAATGGGATTGCCTGAGGAAACTATCTCATCTGAGGATTGGTGGAGAATTGAGGCAAGATTGGATAAGGAAGAAGTTTCTAACTTCTTGGAAGATGATTCTTACAACCCGTTTAACGATGCTGTGCCATACTCTACAATACCGTTGGGCATGAATACTCTTAAGGCGACAGATAAGCTGATTCTGTTGGGCTTATTAACTCCTGAGGGGAAAACAATTTTAGCTGATCTCTCGTTTCCTACAAGGAAAAAATACAAGCAGATGCTTGAAACGTACACAATGCCTCTTCCAATTGATATAAAAGGTGACTTTGAAGACGCAAAAAAAGACCTGCGGCAACAGGTCTATCGTTGGTTAAACTACGCAAGAGTAGTAGTTAGCTGATACTTAGATTATACCATAATTGAATAGAACTGGGGCACCTTGGCTTGGGTGTCCTTTTTCGTGTATCTACACAGGAAA includes these proteins:
- a CDS encoding replication initiation factor domain-containing protein is translated as MNEDLENLIRYLEYRVLLNRIRSAYPYEYAYTIPGGKGIIQVARKDAKVPQIRFEFNPKHSKDSEIFALYRSIIGYLKNVYCTRADLAFDYEEDLEGVRWIDYLGRPGSMFWGGAGDNQTYYVGGASSKLQIVTYNKRAERASKMGLPEETISSEDWWRIEARLDKEEVSNFLEDDSYNPFNDAVPYSTIPLGMNTLKATDKLILLGLLTPEGKTILADLSFPTRKKYKQMLETYTMPLPIDIKGDFEDAKKDLRQQVYRWLNYARVVVS